One genomic window of Mercenaria mercenaria strain notata chromosome 2, MADL_Memer_1, whole genome shotgun sequence includes the following:
- the LOC123564902 gene encoding uncharacterized protein LOC123564902 isoform X2, with protein sequence MCSNIDCLIQCKIDAVGDCTKSDQFLDKMLEYDPEKWKMYFRIACSDVTFATEQSKSESRCVVNDTLCSPDDLSKSFLYGLFNLYNNGKYDEYKELLCNTTAVARDCLRVFPTANCSESSARIFLDIAKTSSSLSFCDNKDIKHLYTKHGGDAKCANPKLDSKCFISSLGSRVSRCTTFSLHTLVDQRLSPNIDEFCNSLECNIKCYEDAVSDCDKQERYFDFDQVAVKVENRAACNNKEELKTAVTECSIRNTTCSTEFNKSRSEADVFLQHQNYTGYRQAMCSATSKFIDCVDYVVAGKCTDEMATLLKDMITVTFSYSKCGPQNHAFFSKHGADTKCVTSGSGKPLLNIFLSSMIMLLLVLLY encoded by the exons ATGTGCAGCAA TATTGACTGCCTTATCCAGTGCAAAATCGACGCAGTTGGTGACTGTACAAAAAGTGACCAATTTCTTGATAAGATGCTAGAGTATGACCCTGAAAAATGGAAGATGTACTTCAGAATCGCGTGCTCAGATGTTACAt TTGCGACAGAGCAAAGCAAAAGCGAGTCACGTTGCGTAGTCAACGATACTTTATGTTCTCCCGATGATCTCTCTAAAAGCTTCTTGTACGGTCTTTTTAACCTCTACAACAACGGCAAATATGATGAATACAAGGAGCTATTGTGCAA CACTACTGCTGTTGCACGAGACTGCCTTCGTGTATTCCCCACAGCAAACTGTTCAGAGTCTAGCGCGAGAATCTTCTTAGACATTGCAAAGACTAGCAGCTCACTTTCTTTTTGTGACAACAAGGACATCAAACATTTATACACAAAACACGGCGGCGATGCGAAATGTGCAAATCCTAAATTG GACAGCAAATGTTTCATATCAAGCTTAGGGTCTAGGGTGTCACGATGCACGACGTTTTCGCTTCACACCCTTGTTGACCAGCGTTTGTCACCAAATATTGACGAATTCTGCAATAG TCTAGAATGTAACATAAAATGCTACGAAGATGCTGTAAGCGACTGTGACAAGCAGGAAAGatactttgattttgaccaagttgCCGTGAAGGTGGAAAACAGAGCCGCATGTAATAATAAGGAAG AGCTCAAAACTGCAGTGACAGAATGCAGTATCCGAAACACGACGTGTTCTACAGAATTTAACAAATCCCGTTCAGAAGCAGATGTCTTTTTACAGCATCAAAATTACACGGGATATAGACAAGCTATGTGCAG TGCTACCTCAAAATTCATCGACTGTGTGGATTACGTTGTTGCTGGAAAATGCACGGACGAGATGGCAACTCTCTTGAAAGATATGATTACAGTCACGTTCAGCTACAGCAAATGTGGTCCACAAAACCACGCCTTCTTTTCTAAACATGGCGCCGATACCAAATGCGTCACTTCCGGAAGCGGCAAACCTTTGCTTAACATTTTTCTGTCCTCGATGATTATGTTGCTTCTTGTGTTGTTATATTAA
- the LOC123564902 gene encoding uncharacterized protein LOC123564902 isoform X1, whose amino-acid sequence MLRLSGLIFVALCVVHSRAGDDVFCYRKEVELAWKLCERAYQLSDGNNIGIEEMCSNIDCLIQCKIDAVGDCTKSDQFLDKMLEYDPEKWKMYFRIACSDVTFATEQSKSESRCVVNDTLCSPDDLSKSFLYGLFNLYNNGKYDEYKELLCNTTAVARDCLRVFPTANCSESSARIFLDIAKTSSSLSFCDNKDIKHLYTKHGGDAKCANPKLDSKCFISSLGSRVSRCTTFSLHTLVDQRLSPNIDEFCNSLECNIKCYEDAVSDCDKQERYFDFDQVAVKVENRAACNNKEELKTAVTECSIRNTTCSTEFNKSRSEADVFLQHQNYTGYRQAMCSATSKFIDCVDYVVAGKCTDEMATLLKDMITVTFSYSKCGPQNHAFFSKHGADTKCVTSGSGKPLLNIFLSSMIMLLLVLLY is encoded by the exons ATGTTGCGCCTTTCGGGACTTATTTTCGTTG CCTTGTGTGTGGTCCATTCTAGAGCTGGTGACGACGTTTTCTGTTACAGGAAGGAGGTAGAGCTGGCTTGGAAACTATGTGAACGGGCATACCAACTAAGCGATGGGAACAACATTGGTATCGAGGAGATGTGCAGCAA TATTGACTGCCTTATCCAGTGCAAAATCGACGCAGTTGGTGACTGTACAAAAAGTGACCAATTTCTTGATAAGATGCTAGAGTATGACCCTGAAAAATGGAAGATGTACTTCAGAATCGCGTGCTCAGATGTTACAt TTGCGACAGAGCAAAGCAAAAGCGAGTCACGTTGCGTAGTCAACGATACTTTATGTTCTCCCGATGATCTCTCTAAAAGCTTCTTGTACGGTCTTTTTAACCTCTACAACAACGGCAAATATGATGAATACAAGGAGCTATTGTGCAA CACTACTGCTGTTGCACGAGACTGCCTTCGTGTATTCCCCACAGCAAACTGTTCAGAGTCTAGCGCGAGAATCTTCTTAGACATTGCAAAGACTAGCAGCTCACTTTCTTTTTGTGACAACAAGGACATCAAACATTTATACACAAAACACGGCGGCGATGCGAAATGTGCAAATCCTAAATTG GACAGCAAATGTTTCATATCAAGCTTAGGGTCTAGGGTGTCACGATGCACGACGTTTTCGCTTCACACCCTTGTTGACCAGCGTTTGTCACCAAATATTGACGAATTCTGCAATAG TCTAGAATGTAACATAAAATGCTACGAAGATGCTGTAAGCGACTGTGACAAGCAGGAAAGatactttgattttgaccaagttgCCGTGAAGGTGGAAAACAGAGCCGCATGTAATAATAAGGAAG AGCTCAAAACTGCAGTGACAGAATGCAGTATCCGAAACACGACGTGTTCTACAGAATTTAACAAATCCCGTTCAGAAGCAGATGTCTTTTTACAGCATCAAAATTACACGGGATATAGACAAGCTATGTGCAG TGCTACCTCAAAATTCATCGACTGTGTGGATTACGTTGTTGCTGGAAAATGCACGGACGAGATGGCAACTCTCTTGAAAGATATGATTACAGTCACGTTCAGCTACAGCAAATGTGGTCCACAAAACCACGCCTTCTTTTCTAAACATGGCGCCGATACCAAATGCGTCACTTCCGGAAGCGGCAAACCTTTGCTTAACATTTTTCTGTCCTCGATGATTATGTTGCTTCTTGTGTTGTTATATTAA